From the genome of Nasonia vitripennis strain AsymCx chromosome 1, Nvit_psr_1.1, whole genome shotgun sequence, one region includes:
- the LOC100115239 gene encoding elongation of very long chain fatty acids protein AAEL008004: MTSVVATIVHGYRDMMDNKSDPRVREWPMMSSPFPTIAICLSYAYFSKVLGPRIMENRKPFNLRSILIFYNLAQTIFSTWIFYEYLMSGWARGYSFRCQPVDYSNNTLAIRMAATCWWYYFSKFTEFFDTLFFILRKKSQHVSTLHVIHHGIMPFSVWMGLKFAPGGHSTFFALLNTFVHIVMYFYYMIAAMGPEYQKYIWWKKYLTTFQMVQFVLIMSHQFQLLFTECDYPRSFMIWIGLHGLLFLGLFSDFYKAKYTGGKSPRRAISSRGNNPGACMPVLNEDNQTTSRHKQNGVSSYATIYNKEYNSCYSNGTNNGYVANNNASDKKLA, from the exons ATGACGAGTGTGGTAGCAACGATAGTCCACGGCTACAGGGACATGATGGACAATAAGTCCG ATCCCCGAGTGCGCGAATGGCCAATGATGAGCTCGCCGTTCCCAACGATAGCCATCTGCCTGAGCTACGCGTACTTCAGCAAAGTTCTCGGCCCGAGGATTATGGAGAACCGCAAACCCTTCAACTTGCGTAGTATCCTTATATTCTACAACCTCGCGCAGACCATCTTCTCCACGTGGATATTCTACGAG TATTTGATGAGCGGCTGGGCGAGGGGCTACAGCTTCCGTTGTCAGCCGGTCGATTACTCGAACAATACCCTGGCGATTCGCATGGCCGCGACCTGCTGGTGGTACTACTTCAGTAAGTTCACCGAGTTCTTCGATACG CTCTTCTTCATCCTCCGTAAGAAGAGCCAGCACGTCTCGACGCTCCACGTGATTCATCATGGAATCATGCCGTTCTCCGTGTGGATGGGCCTGAAATTCGCCCCCGGCGGCCACTCGACCTTCTTCGCGCTGCTCAACACATTCGTGCACATCGTCATGTACTTCTACTACATGATCGCCGCCATGGGACCCGAGTACCAGAAGTACATCTGGTGGAAGAAGTACCTCACCACCTTCCAAATG GTCCAGTTCGTCCTGATAATGTCGCACCAGTTCCAGCTGCTGTTCACCGAGTGCGACTACCCGCGCAGCTTCATGATCTGGATCGGACTTCACGGCCTGCTCTTCCTCGGCCTCTTCTCCGACTTCTACAAGGCCAAGTACACGGGCGGCAAGAGCCCGAGGCGCGCGATCAGCAGCCGCGGCAACAACCCCGGCGCCTGCATGCCCGTCCTCAACGAGGACAACCAGACGACGAGCAGGCATAAGCAGAACGGCGTCTCGTCCTACGCGACGATCTACAACAAGGAGTACAACAGCTGCTATAGCAATGGCACCAATAACGGCTACGTGGCCAACAACAACGCCAGCGACAAGAAGCTCGCCTAA